A stretch of Gallus gallus isolate bGalGal1 chromosome 2, bGalGal1.mat.broiler.GRCg7b, whole genome shotgun sequence DNA encodes these proteins:
- the LOC121106514 gene encoding probable 2-ketogluconate reductase → MFLHSGSQIAVSPDTNYFAADWLGVEVTRATLGIIGMGRIGYKVAQRARAFEMKILYHNRNRRSQEEEQAVGACYSEMEDLLQQSDFVMLVVNLTPQTEKLIGKKELGLMKPTATLINISRGAVIDQDALVEALQNKTIKAAALDVTYPEPLPRNHPLLKLNNVIITPHIGTATVQATHMMAEEAIANMLSVLNCQPIPSEVFPQ, encoded by the exons ATGTTTTTACATTCAGGCTCCCAGATAGCAGTTTCTCCAGACACGAACTATTTTGCTGCTGACTGGCTGGGAGTTGAAGTGACCAGGGCGACTCTTGGGATCATTGGGATGGGCAGAATCGGGTATAAAGTGGCTCAGAGAGCCAGAGCCTTTGAAATGAAGATCCTGTACCACAACAGGAACCGCAg gagccaggaggaggagcaggccGTTGGTGCCTGCTACAGTGAGATGGAAGACTTGCTGCAGCAATCTGACTTTGTTATGCTGGTTGTGAACCTGACGCCTCAGACTGAAAAACTGATTGGGAAAaaggagctggggctgatgAAACCCACAGCCACTCTTATAAACATCAGCCGAG GTGCAGTTATTGATCAAGATGCATTGGTGGAAGCTCTCCAGAATAAGACTATTAaggctgctgctctggatgTGACATACCCTGAGCCTCTGCCAAG aaatcacccTTTATTGAAATTAAATAACGTCATAATAACCCCACATATTGGAACTGCAACAGTTCAAGCCACCCACATGATGGCAGAAGAAGCAATAGCAAATATGCTGTCTGTTCTCAACTGTCAACCCATTCCAAGTGAAGTGTTTCCCCAGTGA